A genomic stretch from Petrotoga mexicana DSM 14811 includes:
- a CDS encoding calcium/sodium antiporter — protein MINILLIALGIFLLIRGADRLIEGALGLTRKVGVSELFAGLTVVAFGTSAPELVVTISSSIKGASVGLGNVLGSNVANIGLILGISFLISPTKVQKSTVNIEMPFLVIISVVIFAMIMEGNSVLTRYDGMILITFLLIFMAYLYYMAKNDQQMRKQLVESDEMKKVEKEESWAKIITFSALGLVMLIIGGELTVNNSVIFAKNIGISESLIGVTIVAIGTSLPELVTAIVAAIKHSDDIVMGNIVGSNTFNVAAILGISALINGAKADRPVTFDVSYGLLLALVLLLGTMMKKDRKVGRGLGSILFSLYVIYIIISIRIG, from the coding sequence TTGATAAATATTCTATTAATAGCTTTAGGTATTTTTCTCTTAATAAGAGGGGCAGATAGGTTAATAGAAGGAGCCCTTGGATTAACAAGAAAAGTAGGTGTTTCTGAGCTGTTTGCAGGTTTGACGGTGGTGGCATTTGGTACCAGTGCGCCTGAATTAGTTGTTACAATTTCTTCGTCAATAAAAGGGGCTAGTGTAGGATTAGGAAATGTTCTTGGATCCAACGTCGCGAATATTGGATTAATTTTAGGAATCTCTTTTTTAATCTCCCCAACAAAAGTTCAAAAATCTACAGTAAATATAGAAATGCCTTTTTTGGTTATTATTTCAGTGGTTATATTTGCAATGATAATGGAAGGGAATAGTGTTTTAACTAGATACGATGGTATGATACTGATAACTTTTTTGCTTATTTTTATGGCTTATCTCTATTATATGGCAAAAAATGATCAACAAATGAGGAAACAACTTGTCGAAAGCGACGAAATGAAAAAAGTCGAAAAGGAAGAGTCTTGGGCTAAAATAATTACTTTCTCTGCCTTAGGATTGGTTATGTTGATAATAGGAGGAGAATTGACGGTAAACAATTCAGTTATATTTGCTAAAAATATTGGAATCTCAGAATCTTTGATAGGGGTAACTATAGTTGCGATTGGGACTTCTCTTCCGGAATTAGTTACCGCTATTGTTGCAGCGATCAAACATTCAGATGATATAGTGATGGGAAATATAGTTGGTTCTAATACATTCAACGTCGCTGCCATACTGGGTATATCAGCACTGATAAATGGCGCCAAGGCAGATAGACCGGTTACTTTTGATGTTTCTTATGGGCTGTTACTGGCATTGGTCTTGTTGCTTGGTACGATGATGAAAAAAGATAGAAAAGTTGGAAGAGGTTTAGGTTCCATACTATTTTCTTTGTATGTAATCTACATAATAATTAGTATAAGAATTGGATAA
- the lgt gene encoding prolipoprotein diacylglyceryl transferase: MKKDKVFLNTLWVSITSFLVICIVVLPKSFSGEWYFSPVLVTVGPLEIRWYGLLIASSILLATFIAQKEAEREKINEDDLFTAVSLGIIFGIIGARLYYVLFNFEYFSRNPSEIFKIWHGGMAIHGAILAAFLVVFLYTQLKKKCTFTFLQGLDLFTFVLPLAQAIGRWGNFFNHEAYGSPTNLPWKMYISLPDRMPGYEAYEYFHPTFLYESAWNLLVFLILFYFIRNKRKTYGEVTALYLILYSIGRIPIERLRTDSLYIGDFRVAVVISLILIVLGSLLFVYLRNKREIVEKRSEY, from the coding sequence ATGAAAAAGGATAAAGTCTTTTTAAACACTTTGTGGGTTTCGATAACCTCTTTTTTAGTTATTTGTATAGTTGTTTTACCAAAGAGTTTTTCTGGGGAATGGTATTTCAGTCCAGTTTTAGTTACGGTTGGTCCATTAGAAATAAGATGGTATGGACTGTTAATCGCTTCATCGATACTGTTGGCAACATTTATTGCTCAGAAAGAAGCTGAAAGAGAAAAAATAAACGAAGACGATCTTTTCACCGCAGTTTCTTTGGGAATTATATTTGGTATTATAGGAGCAAGATTATATTATGTTCTTTTTAATTTTGAATACTTCTCTCGAAATCCTTCAGAAATTTTTAAGATATGGCATGGAGGAATGGCTATACATGGAGCGATACTGGCTGCTTTTTTAGTAGTTTTTTTGTATACGCAGTTGAAAAAAAAATGTACCTTTACCTTCCTGCAAGGGTTAGATTTATTCACTTTTGTTTTACCGTTAGCTCAAGCTATTGGAAGATGGGGCAATTTTTTCAACCATGAAGCATATGGTTCACCGACAAATCTTCCATGGAAGATGTACATTTCTTTACCTGATCGAATGCCAGGGTATGAAGCCTATGAATATTTTCATCCAACATTCTTATATGAATCTGCCTGGAATTTGTTAGTATTTCTAATATTGTTTTATTTTATTAGAAATAAGAGAAAAACATATGGAGAAGTCACCGCTCTGTATTTAATTCTTTATTCTATCGGGCGAATCCCGATTGAAAGGTTAAGAACGGATAGTCTCTACATTGGGGATTTTCGCGTTGCAGTAGTTATAAGCTTAATATTGATAGTATTAGGTTCTTTGCTTTTTGTATACCTAAGAAACAAAAGAGAAATCGTTGAAAAAAGGAGTGAATATTGA